A genomic segment from Janthinobacterium sp. 64 encodes:
- the ispD gene encoding 2-C-methyl-D-erythritol 4-phosphate cytidylyltransferase encodes MTAAPNTVRYFALIPAAGVGARMEAGSPKQYLPIAGKPMLRHAVDAFLASPLIAHTYIVVSAEDGQIDGAVPQGNNSGVTVLRCGGATRMETTLNGLQALHGSIAAHDQVLVHDAARPGLTPALIAKLITEVAEHPAGGLLALPVVDTVKRAGPDSLSAQTVPRDGLWLAQTPQMFSYALLQRALSQAPDPQAITDDASAVEALGLAPRLVEGHPRNLKVTLPRDIHTAELYLANP; translated from the coding sequence ATGACAGCAGCACCGAACACCGTCCGTTACTTTGCGCTGATCCCCGCCGCCGGCGTGGGCGCGCGCATGGAAGCGGGCAGCCCCAAGCAATACCTGCCCATTGCCGGCAAGCCCATGCTGCGCCACGCCGTGGACGCCTTTCTCGCCAGTCCCCTGATCGCGCATACGTACATCGTCGTCAGCGCCGAGGATGGCCAGATCGATGGCGCAGTGCCGCAAGGGAACAACAGCGGCGTGACTGTACTGCGCTGCGGCGGCGCCACGCGCATGGAAACGACCTTGAATGGCCTGCAGGCGCTGCATGGCAGCATCGCTGCCCACGACCAGGTGCTGGTGCACGATGCGGCGCGTCCCGGCCTGACGCCGGCGCTGATCGCAAAGCTCATTACCGAAGTCGCAGAACATCCGGCCGGCGGCTTGCTGGCCTTGCCCGTGGTCGACACCGTCAAGCGGGCGGGGCCGGACAGCCTGTCGGCGCAGACGGTGCCGCGCGACGGCCTGTGGCTGGCGCAGACGCCGCAAATGTTCAGCTATGCCTTGCTGCAGCGGGCCCTGTCGCAAGCACCCGATCCGCAAGCGATTACCGACGACGCCAGCGCCGTCGAAGCGCTGGGCCTGGCGCCCAGACTGGTCGAAGGCCACCCGCGCAACCTGAAGGTGACCTTGCCACGCGACATACACACGGCCGAGCTGTACTTGGCTAATCCTTGA
- a CDS encoding DUF2818 family protein → MDVTASSWLVIALGILGANLPFLNEKLFAAVPLKKAAQAEQGWRKPLALRLLEMVILYFIVGAVAFALEARIGNGFPQTWEFYAITGCLFLVLAFPGFVTRYLRKRR, encoded by the coding sequence ATGGATGTCACCGCTTCGAGCTGGCTGGTGATCGCCCTGGGTATCCTGGGCGCCAACCTGCCTTTCCTGAACGAGAAGCTGTTTGCCGCCGTGCCCCTGAAAAAGGCGGCGCAGGCGGAGCAGGGCTGGCGCAAGCCGCTGGCGCTGCGCCTGCTGGAGATGGTGATTCTGTATTTCATCGTCGGCGCCGTGGCGTTCGCGCTCGAAGCGCGCATCGGCAACGGCTTCCCGCAGACGTGGGAGTTCTATGCCATCACCGGATGCCTGTTCCTGGTGCTGGCTTTCCCAGGTTTCGTGACTCGTTATCTGCGTAAGCGCCGCTAG
- the ispF gene encoding 2-C-methyl-D-erythritol 2,4-cyclodiphosphate synthase — translation MHTTTPDLPFRIGQGYDCHALVEHRDLIIGGVNIPHHLGLLGHSDADVLLHAITDAIFGAAALGDIGRHFPDTDAQFKGADSRTLLREAVRRVQATGYIIGNIDATIIAQRPKMAPHIAAMCANVADDLGVSVGQVNIKAKTNEKLGYLGREEGIAAEAVALLLRA, via the coding sequence ATGCACACAACGACACCCGACCTCCCATTTCGCATCGGCCAGGGCTATGACTGCCACGCGCTGGTGGAACACCGCGACCTGATCATCGGCGGCGTGAACATCCCCCATCACCTGGGCTTGCTCGGCCATTCCGATGCCGACGTATTGCTGCACGCGATCACGGATGCCATCTTCGGCGCGGCCGCGCTGGGCGACATCGGCCGCCATTTCCCCGACACGGATGCGCAATTCAAGGGCGCCGATTCGCGCACCCTGCTGCGCGAAGCCGTGCGCCGCGTGCAGGCGACCGGTTATATCATCGGCAATATCGACGCCACCATCATCGCCCAGCGCCCGAAAATGGCGCCGCACATCGCCGCCATGTGCGCCAACGTGGCCGACGACCTGGGCGTGAGTGTGGGCCAGGTCAACATCAAGGCCAAGACGAATGAAAAGCTGGGCTACCTGGGCCGTGAAGAAGGCATCGCGGCCGAAGCCGTGGCCTTGCTGCTGCGCGCCTGA
- the nuoN gene encoding NADH-quinone oxidoreductase subunit NuoN → MTNAPNLVPLYAEIFLLIATSALLLIDMFLPAAKRSITYALSLLTLAGCALLTVGDFNAGTTVYTFHNMFVSDPMSQLLKLFSYGAVALTLIYSRAYATDRNMLSGNLGGEFYVLALFALLGQMIMISANNFLIIYLGLELMSLSLYALIALRRDNAKATEAAMKYFILGALASGFMLYGISMLYGASGTLDLGELRVALENSKTNGTIMVFGLVFLVAGLAFKLGVVPFHMWVPDVYQGSPTAVTLLLGGAPKLAAFAITLRLLGEGLLPMAHDWQQMLLVLAVMSLAIGNFTAIAQTNLKRMLAYSTIAQMGFVLLGLLSGTVDAPNNTLNAAGAATAYGASMYYVITYVFTTLGTFGVIMLLARNGFEAEELADFKGLGKRSPIFALVMTLFMFSLAGVPPLMGFMAKYSVLASVLATGQLWLTIAAVLFSLIGAFYYLRVVKMMWFDEPLDSNALVVHGDMRVVLALNGVLVLALGVMPEGILAACASAITKTLAS, encoded by the coding sequence ATGACTAATGCACCTAATCTGGTACCGCTGTACGCGGAAATCTTTCTGCTGATCGCCACGTCGGCGCTCTTGCTGATCGATATGTTCTTGCCTGCGGCGAAGCGTTCGATCACCTATGCGCTGTCCTTGCTGACCCTGGCCGGCTGCGCCTTGCTGACCGTGGGCGACTTCAACGCGGGCACCACCGTCTACACGTTCCATAATATGTTCGTGTCGGACCCGATGTCGCAGCTGCTGAAACTGTTCTCGTACGGCGCCGTGGCGCTGACCCTGATCTACTCGCGTGCCTACGCTACCGACCGCAACATGCTGTCGGGTAACCTGGGCGGCGAGTTCTACGTGCTGGCCCTGTTTGCACTGCTGGGCCAGATGATCATGATCTCGGCCAACAACTTCCTGATCATCTACCTGGGTCTGGAACTGATGTCGCTGTCGCTGTACGCGCTGATCGCTCTGCGCCGTGACAATGCCAAGGCCACGGAAGCGGCCATGAAATACTTCATCCTGGGCGCGCTGGCTTCCGGTTTCATGTTGTACGGTATCTCGATGCTGTACGGCGCCTCCGGCACGCTGGACCTGGGCGAACTGCGCGTAGCGCTGGAAAACAGCAAGACCAACGGCACCATCATGGTCTTCGGCCTGGTGTTCCTCGTCGCTGGCCTGGCCTTCAAACTGGGCGTCGTGCCATTCCACATGTGGGTGCCTGACGTGTATCAAGGTTCGCCAACGGCCGTGACCCTGCTGCTGGGCGGCGCGCCGAAACTGGCCGCGTTTGCCATCACCCTGCGCTTGCTGGGCGAGGGCTTGCTGCCGATGGCACATGACTGGCAGCAAATGCTGCTGGTACTGGCCGTGATGTCGCTGGCCATCGGTAACTTCACCGCCATCGCGCAAACGAACCTGAAGCGCATGTTGGCGTACTCGACCATCGCGCAAATGGGCTTCGTCCTGCTGGGTCTGCTGTCCGGTACCGTCGACGCACCGAACAACACCCTGAACGCGGCTGGCGCAGCCACCGCCTATGGCGCTTCGATGTACTACGTCATCACCTACGTGTTCACTACCCTGGGTACCTTTGGCGTGATCATGTTGTTGGCACGTAATGGTTTTGAAGCAGAAGAATTGGCCGACTTCAAGGGCCTGGGCAAACGCAGCCCGATCTTCGCCTTGGTGATGACCCTGTTCATGTTCTCGCTGGCCGGCGTGCCGCCACTGATGGGCTTCATGGCCAAGTACTCGGTGCTCGCTTCCGTGCTGGCCACGGGCCAGCTGTGGCTGACCATCGCCGCCGTGCTGTTCTCGCTGATCGGCGCCTTCTACTACCTGCGCGTCGTGAAGATGATGTGGTTCGACGAGCCTCTGGACTCCAACGCACTGGTGGTGCATGGCGACATGCGCGTCGTGCTGGCACTGAACGGCGTGTTGGTGCTGGCCCTCGGTGTGATGCCTGAAGGCATCCTGGCGGCTTGCGCTTCGGCCATCACCAAGACCCTGGCGTCCTGA
- a CDS encoding NUDIX domain-containing protein, whose translation MDTNLTETKVDGELVYQGGFLRVQRDRVTLPDGKITAREFILHPGAVVILPLLDDGTVLMERQYRYPLDRVFIEFPAGKIDAGESHLACAQRELLEETGYTASDWQFVSTIHNAIAYSDEHLELFLARGLVAGERRLDEGEFLETFTATVPQLLDWVKDGTITDVKTVIGIFWLDKITSGAWQAA comes from the coding sequence ATGGATACGAATCTGACTGAAACCAAGGTGGACGGCGAGCTCGTCTACCAGGGCGGCTTCCTGCGCGTGCAACGCGACCGCGTGACTCTGCCGGACGGCAAGATCACGGCGCGCGAATTCATCCTGCACCCGGGCGCCGTCGTCATCCTGCCGCTGCTCGACGATGGCACGGTGCTGATGGAACGCCAGTACCGCTATCCGCTGGACCGTGTCTTCATTGAATTCCCGGCCGGCAAGATCGATGCGGGCGAATCGCACCTGGCGTGCGCCCAGCGCGAGTTGCTGGAAGAAACGGGCTACACGGCCAGCGACTGGCAATTCGTCTCCACCATCCATAACGCCATCGCGTACTCCGACGAGCACCTGGAACTGTTTCTGGCGCGCGGCCTCGTGGCCGGCGAACGCCGCCTGGACGAGGGCGAATTCCTGGAGACATTTACGGCCACCGTGCCGCAGCTGCTGGACTGGGTCAAGGATGGCACGATCACGGACGTGAAAACCGTCATCGGCATCTTCTGGCTCGACAAGATCACCAGCGGCGCCTGGCAAGCGGCTTGA